The proteins below come from a single Roseiflexus sp. RS-1 genomic window:
- the moaA gene encoding GTP 3',8-cyclase MoaA, translated as MQYEEVRRGTIPLYTADQIRQARPLYPTDAPAHDSYGRRIDYLRISLTDRCNMRCVYCMPEIGMKFMPRPELLTTGELLLVVRAAARAGFRKIRLTGGEPTLRPDIVEIVREIKRTPGITHVAMTTNALRLEKLAEPLREAGLDRVNISIDTLDPDKFRRMTRGGSFEKVWAGIEAADRAGLHPIKLNSVVVRGMNDDEVPHLAALTLRYPWEMRFIEVMPLAGVADLAQHSVVTSAELIERLESVYGPLEDLGLAPSDSARRYRIPGAPGKLGFISSVSEPFCATCNRMRLTSDGRLHLCLLRDQEVDLRAAIRGGATLDEIEQIIRHAVALKPWGHGLPEGVLPTLRGMSELGG; from the coding sequence ATGCAGTACGAAGAGGTACGCCGGGGAACTATCCCGCTCTATACCGCCGATCAGATTCGTCAGGCACGACCACTCTATCCAACCGATGCTCCCGCACACGACTCGTATGGCAGACGGATCGATTATCTGCGCATTTCGCTGACCGACCGCTGCAACATGCGGTGTGTCTACTGCATGCCAGAGATCGGCATGAAGTTCATGCCGCGCCCGGAGTTGTTGACGACCGGTGAATTGCTGCTGGTGGTGCGTGCCGCTGCCAGAGCCGGGTTTCGCAAAATTCGACTGACGGGCGGCGAGCCGACCCTGCGCCCTGATATTGTCGAGATTGTGCGAGAAATCAAGCGCACTCCCGGTATCACCCACGTCGCCATGACAACCAATGCGCTGCGATTGGAAAAACTCGCCGAACCGCTCAGGGAAGCCGGTCTTGACCGCGTCAACATCAGCATCGATACGCTTGATCCGGACAAGTTCCGTCGCATGACGCGCGGTGGTTCGTTCGAAAAGGTGTGGGCTGGCATCGAGGCTGCCGACCGCGCAGGGTTGCATCCGATTAAACTCAACTCGGTCGTAGTACGCGGCATGAACGATGATGAGGTTCCACACCTCGCCGCGCTGACGCTCCGTTACCCGTGGGAGATGCGCTTCATCGAAGTCATGCCGCTGGCTGGCGTGGCAGACCTGGCGCAGCACAGTGTGGTGACGAGCGCCGAACTGATCGAGCGCCTGGAATCGGTCTATGGTCCGCTCGAAGACCTTGGTCTGGCGCCGTCTGACTCGGCGCGACGGTATCGCATTCCCGGCGCACCGGGCAAACTGGGGTTTATCAGTTCGGTGAGTGAGCCGTTCTGCGCAACATGCAATCGCATGCGCCTGACTTCCGATGGACGATTGCATCTCTGTCTGTTGCGCGATCAGGAAGTCGATCTGCGCGCAGCGATCCGTGGCGGCGCAACGCTGGACGAGATCGAGCAGATCATCCGTCATGCGGTGGCGCTCAAACCCTGGGGGCACGGACTGCCCGAAGGCGTGCTGCCGACCCTGCGCGGGATGTCGGAACTGGGGGGATAA
- a CDS encoding HesB/IscA family protein: MATIEQDVVQHHENEFPPVLEITEGASLRLQSMMKERNLEGYGLRVFVSGGGCSGLQYGMTFDNEERFGDTVWNAHGLRIMVDPISARYLMGATISYQQDNMLAGAFKIDNPNAVSSCGCGHSFRTRDQQGADDEYDGYSGGGGCCSGH, from the coding sequence ATGGCAACCATTGAGCAGGACGTGGTTCAGCATCATGAGAACGAATTCCCGCCGGTGCTCGAAATTACGGAAGGCGCATCGCTTCGCCTGCAAAGCATGATGAAGGAGCGCAACCTGGAAGGGTATGGTCTGCGCGTCTTCGTCTCCGGCGGCGGGTGCTCCGGTTTGCAGTACGGGATGACATTCGACAACGAGGAGCGCTTTGGCGATACGGTGTGGAATGCCCACGGCTTGCGGATTATGGTCGATCCGATCAGCGCACGCTATCTGATGGGCGCCACAATCTCGTACCAGCAGGATAACATGCTGGCAGGCGCGTTCAAGATCGATAACCCGAACGCGGTTTCGAGCTGTGGCTGCGGTCACTCGTTCCGCACCCGCGATCAGCAGGGCGCCGATGATGAGTACGACGGCTACAGCGGTGGCGGCGGTTGCTGCAGCGGTCACTAG
- a CDS encoding rhodanese-like domain-containing protein codes for MRSFMQRSYRDLTTDQVKAKLDRGEPFRFIDVREAEEYALARIEGAELLPLSRAAEWIGTLDPDQEYVFFCHHGLRSAYVAEYVASTLGFARVANMIGGIEEWSLRIDPSVPRY; via the coding sequence ATGCGATCCTTTATGCAGCGGTCGTATCGCGACCTTACCACCGATCAGGTCAAAGCAAAACTCGACCGGGGGGAGCCGTTTCGCTTCATTGATGTGCGTGAAGCCGAAGAGTACGCGCTTGCACGTATTGAGGGCGCAGAACTCTTGCCGCTCAGTCGCGCCGCTGAATGGATCGGAACGCTCGATCCCGATCAGGAGTATGTCTTTTTTTGCCATCATGGGCTGCGTAGCGCGTATGTGGCGGAATATGTCGCTTCCACGCTTGGGTTCGCGCGCGTTGCGAATATGATCGGCGGCATCGAGGAATGGTCGCTGCGTATCGATCCATCTGTGCCGCGCTACTGA
- a CDS encoding DUF309 domain-containing protein, translating into MDHYLEGIRLFNAGEYWHAHEEWEWCWRRSSEPEATFYKGIIQAAAALEKWKRGQPRGMRLNYAKSRPKLVAVSPSMRGLDVADLIAAMDRFVAMGGPPAPTPRIVLDPPTAAALEAHIQTLQADPHHG; encoded by the coding sequence ATGGACCACTATCTCGAAGGTATTCGCCTGTTCAACGCAGGGGAATACTGGCACGCGCACGAAGAATGGGAATGGTGCTGGCGTCGGTCGTCCGAACCGGAGGCGACCTTCTATAAAGGCATCATTCAGGCGGCTGCGGCGCTTGAGAAGTGGAAGCGCGGTCAACCGCGCGGTATGCGCCTCAACTATGCGAAGAGTCGCCCCAAACTCGTGGCGGTCAGCCCTTCGATGCGCGGTCTTGATGTTGCAGATCTGATCGCCGCAATGGATCGGTTCGTGGCTATGGGCGGTCCACCAGCGCCGACGCCACGGATCGTTCTCGATCCGCCCACCGCCGCTGCGCTCGAAGCGCATATTCAGACACTCCAGGCGGACCCGCACCATGGATGA
- a CDS encoding methyltransferase domain-containing protein, producing MDDELLPSLRCPTCAGALDLRDRRCDTGGEIISGALHCACGAVYPIRDGIADFLGPPRPPTIAQLTNELPATAWAYERLWRPFALTLLSGESFPYQRELTLVTDWVDAARGGLVIDVACSNGLYARALARAMRPFTGHVVGIDHALPMLREARQRARAAGVRVSYLRASAQALPFASNVAQGVTIGGSLNEIGDLAACLREVRRVLVDDGRFVAMTLLAAQGVVGRAVQMALAPGGIAFWSREELLTQFRTAGLRLERSEQYGIVIFTQCSRGRGD from the coding sequence ATGGATGATGAACTGTTGCCGTCACTGCGCTGCCCGACATGCGCCGGTGCGCTCGATCTGCGCGACCGACGCTGCGATACCGGAGGTGAGATTATCTCCGGCGCGCTGCACTGCGCCTGCGGTGCAGTCTACCCCATTCGCGACGGTATTGCCGATTTTCTCGGTCCGCCCCGACCACCCACGATTGCGCAACTGACGAATGAACTTCCTGCGACCGCCTGGGCATACGAACGTCTCTGGCGTCCATTCGCGCTGACGTTGCTGAGCGGCGAGTCGTTTCCGTACCAGCGCGAATTGACGCTGGTGACCGATTGGGTCGATGCAGCGCGTGGTGGATTGGTGATCGATGTCGCCTGTTCCAATGGACTGTATGCGCGCGCGCTGGCGCGGGCGATGCGTCCGTTCACCGGTCACGTCGTCGGGATCGATCATGCGCTGCCGATGCTTCGTGAAGCGCGCCAGCGTGCGCGCGCCGCCGGAGTGCGGGTGTCGTATCTGCGCGCCTCAGCGCAGGCGTTGCCGTTTGCCAGCAACGTCGCTCAGGGCGTGACGATTGGCGGCTCGCTCAATGAAATCGGCGATCTCGCCGCCTGTCTTCGTGAGGTGCGTCGCGTGCTGGTTGACGATGGTCGCTTTGTGGCAATGACCCTGCTGGCGGCGCAAGGAGTGGTCGGGCGCGCGGTGCAAATGGCGCTTGCTCCTGGCGGCATCGCGTTCTGGTCGCGTGAGGAGTTGCTGACGCAGTTTCGCACCGCCGGTTTGCGTCTGGAACGCTCTGAACAGTACGGCATCGTGATCTTTACACAGTGCAGCAGGGGCAGAGGTGACTGA
- a CDS encoding WD40/YVTN/BNR-like repeat-containing protein — protein sequence MAKATLLFIGTDDGLVLLSDPAGQGRWLRSAHQLQGSVVQSVWVDPSHPLITLAIADRRVLRSSDGGQTWQTVRLESDLTATAALYGAPRRPALVYLLADDVLLESRDAGVTWRAIALPGQCNGCAIDGAGRLVVASGNQVFIDGDQSAQWTLPGSPLPGVIRMLVTPPGGAGALCALAGGVVYVFAQDAWHRVENLPGEAATCAVLAGAAPTLLAALTDGGIVRGTLHAWEPAIVALPWESATTVLSPAGYHMDTVFASSAHGDVAISVDRGRSWTVVRRGLAPVRSIAAARLA from the coding sequence ATGGCGAAAGCGACGCTGCTGTTTATCGGGACTGATGATGGACTGGTGCTGCTCAGCGATCCTGCCGGTCAGGGTCGCTGGTTGCGCAGTGCGCACCAGTTGCAGGGCAGCGTTGTGCAGTCGGTATGGGTCGATCCTTCTCATCCATTGATCACGCTCGCTATCGCCGACAGGCGTGTGCTGCGCAGCAGCGATGGCGGTCAAACCTGGCAGACAGTTCGGCTCGAAAGCGACCTGACCGCGACCGCCGCTCTGTACGGCGCTCCGCGTCGTCCGGCGCTCGTGTATCTCCTGGCAGACGACGTCCTGCTTGAGAGTCGTGATGCTGGCGTAACCTGGCGCGCGATTGCGCTGCCCGGACAGTGCAACGGATGTGCGATTGATGGCGCCGGGCGCCTTGTGGTTGCATCGGGCAATCAGGTGTTCATCGATGGTGATCAGAGCGCACAATGGACACTGCCCGGCTCACCGCTTCCCGGTGTCATTCGTATGCTGGTAACGCCTCCTGGTGGCGCAGGTGCGCTCTGTGCGCTTGCTGGCGGGGTTGTGTATGTCTTTGCGCAGGATGCCTGGCATCGCGTCGAGAATCTTCCGGGTGAAGCGGCAACCTGCGCTGTGCTGGCGGGCGCTGCGCCGACTCTGCTGGCAGCCCTGACGGACGGCGGCATCGTGCGTGGTACGCTGCATGCCTGGGAACCGGCAATTGTGGCGCTCCCCTGGGAGAGCGCCACGACCGTCCTGTCTCCCGCCGGGTATCACATGGATACCGTATTTGCTTCGTCTGCACATGGAGATGTTGCGATCAGCGTGGATCGCGGTCGCTCCTGGACGGTGGTGCGCCGTGGTCTGGCGCCTGTGCGGAGTATTGCCGCCGCCCGACTCGCGTAA
- a CDS encoding MerR family transcriptional regulator, whose product MAQPPSLGQLSTAPVFNTKAVARETGVPPDTFRAWERRYGIPCPQRTPGGHRLYSERDIAIIRWLRDRTAEGVNISHAIMLLTSVTDQPPSHIEMDATRAIEQMAEELITALTTFDAQNAERVVSEAFALYPFEKVLLELIQPTMVEVGERWHRGEINVAAEHFATEFVRRKLASLLNVFENQVQRDTIVVGCAPQELHDVGIMFASLFLVRRGWHVVYLGAQVPLADLLETIRKVKPKLVCLSASTLETAMNLLEVARAVRREFPDVHFGYGGRIFNVNPELCAAIPGVFLGQDARELVQTVSALMSSNGTSTPPQRS is encoded by the coding sequence ATGGCGCAACCTCCATCGCTTGGGCAGCTGTCGACCGCGCCCGTTTTCAACACCAAAGCCGTTGCGCGCGAAACCGGCGTACCGCCCGACACATTTCGCGCCTGGGAGCGGCGCTACGGCATTCCGTGCCCGCAGCGCACGCCGGGTGGTCATCGCCTGTACTCAGAGCGCGACATCGCCATCATCCGCTGGTTGCGCGACCGCACTGCGGAAGGGGTGAACATCAGTCACGCCATCATGCTGCTCACCAGTGTGACCGACCAGCCGCCGTCGCATATCGAGATGGATGCGACGCGGGCAATTGAGCAGATGGCGGAGGAACTCATTACCGCGCTGACAACATTCGATGCGCAGAACGCCGAACGGGTGGTTTCCGAGGCATTCGCGCTGTATCCATTCGAGAAGGTGTTGCTGGAACTCATTCAGCCGACGATGGTCGAAGTCGGTGAGCGCTGGCACCGCGGCGAGATTAATGTCGCAGCGGAGCACTTTGCCACCGAGTTCGTGCGGCGCAAGCTGGCAAGCCTGCTGAATGTGTTCGAGAACCAGGTGCAGCGCGATACGATTGTTGTGGGGTGCGCTCCGCAGGAATTGCACGACGTGGGGATCATGTTCGCCAGCCTCTTCCTGGTGCGGCGTGGCTGGCACGTTGTGTACCTGGGGGCGCAGGTGCCGCTCGCCGACCTGCTCGAAACCATTCGTAAGGTCAAACCGAAACTCGTCTGTCTCTCGGCATCAACGCTCGAAACGGCGATGAATCTGCTCGAAGTGGCGCGGGCGGTTCGGCGCGAGTTTCCTGACGTGCATTTCGGGTACGGCGGACGGATCTTCAATGTCAATCCGGAACTCTGTGCCGCCATTCCAGGCGTCTTTCTCGGGCAGGATGCACGTGAACTGGTTCAAACGGTCAGTGCGCTCATGTCGAGTAATGGTACATCCACCCCCCCTCAACGTTCGTAG
- a CDS encoding phytoene/squalene synthase family protein, producing MASLQHSASIPVQAFGEREAPIRDAAALLASLRHLVEPDEIGLGVHPVDALPPLSLDAAYRQCVEITRINSRSFYLSSQLLPFEKRLAVRALYAFCRTSDDTVDRATDDPARALAQWVARVHAPHPPADHPVLLAWDDTVRRYAIPQSLVDELLAGIAMDLTFHRYETFDDLWLYCYRVASVVGLLSMHIIGYRDGAAPYAVKLGVALQLTNILRDVGEDAQRGRIYLPQEDLRRFDLTDDDILQGRRDERFRALMRFEIERTHALYDEAWPGIALLDPDGRMAIAAAAEIYRGILPRIVANDYDVFQKRAYVPLAGKLAILWRTYRRLNRLIRDSR from the coding sequence ATGGCATCGCTCCAGCATTCTGCCAGCATACCGGTTCAGGCATTCGGCGAGCGTGAGGCGCCAATCCGCGATGCCGCAGCCCTGCTCGCCAGTCTCCGGCATCTGGTCGAACCGGATGAGATCGGGCTGGGCGTGCATCCTGTCGATGCACTCCCACCGTTGTCACTCGACGCAGCCTATCGGCAGTGTGTCGAGATCACGCGCATCAATTCGCGCAGTTTCTATCTGAGTTCGCAATTGCTGCCGTTCGAGAAGCGCCTGGCGGTACGGGCGCTCTATGCGTTCTGCCGCACCAGCGACGATACGGTTGATCGAGCGACCGACGACCCGGCGCGCGCGCTGGCGCAATGGGTGGCGCGTGTGCATGCGCCGCATCCCCCCGCCGATCATCCGGTGCTGCTGGCATGGGATGATACGGTGCGACGGTATGCCATCCCGCAATCCCTTGTCGATGAATTGCTCGCCGGTATTGCGATGGATCTCACCTTCCATCGATATGAGACGTTCGATGATCTCTGGCTCTACTGCTACCGTGTCGCGTCGGTTGTTGGCTTGCTCTCGATGCATATCATCGGTTATCGCGATGGCGCCGCTCCCTACGCTGTGAAACTGGGTGTGGCGCTTCAATTGACGAATATTCTGCGCGATGTTGGCGAAGATGCGCAGCGCGGGCGGATCTATCTGCCGCAGGAGGATTTGCGGCGCTTTGATCTGACCGATGATGATATTCTTCAGGGACGGCGCGACGAACGCTTCCGTGCTTTGATGCGTTTCGAGATCGAGCGTACCCATGCGCTGTACGATGAAGCCTGGCCCGGTATCGCCCTGCTCGATCCGGATGGTCGCATGGCGATCGCGGCGGCGGCGGAGATTTATCGCGGCATCCTGCCGCGCATTGTTGCGAATGACTACGACGTGTTCCAGAAACGCGCCTATGTTCCGCTCGCAGGCAAACTGGCTATCCTCTGGCGCACGTACCGCAGACTCAACCGCCTGATCAGAGATAGCCGGTAG
- a CDS encoding TIGR01777 family oxidoreductase, whose translation MSVQRSVLVTGATGLIGKALCRRLIARGDRVVVFTRNPATARTIMPGAAQYVAWDAKPGDWEAALETVDAVVHLAGASIAGRRWTPAYKREILESRTLSTRALVDAMARARQRPSVFVCASGIDYYGPRGDEPVDESAPPGRNFLAQVCVAWEGEACRAADLGVRTVMIRTGIVLDRREGALARLLLPFQLFVGGPILPGTQWWSWIHLDDEVGLILRCIDDERASGPFNGVAPEPQRNRDFSATLGRVLGRPSWLPLPGFVLRLILGEMAPALLIERQRAVPSKALALGYQFAYPTLEPALRAALARSS comes from the coding sequence ATGTCGGTACAGAGATCGGTTCTTGTGACCGGGGCGACCGGTCTGATCGGCAAGGCGCTCTGCCGCCGCCTGATTGCGCGCGGCGACCGTGTGGTGGTGTTTACCCGCAACCCTGCAACTGCGCGCACCATCATGCCAGGCGCTGCGCAGTATGTCGCCTGGGACGCAAAGCCCGGCGATTGGGAAGCAGCGCTGGAGACTGTCGATGCAGTCGTGCATCTGGCAGGCGCGTCGATTGCCGGTCGCCGCTGGACGCCAGCCTACAAGCGCGAAATCCTTGAGAGTCGCACCCTCAGCACACGCGCGCTGGTTGATGCTATGGCGCGCGCTCGACAACGGCCATCGGTGTTTGTATGCGCCTCCGGTATCGACTACTACGGTCCACGCGGCGATGAGCCGGTCGATGAAAGCGCTCCGCCCGGGCGCAATTTTCTTGCACAGGTATGCGTGGCATGGGAAGGGGAAGCGTGTCGCGCCGCCGACCTTGGTGTGCGCACGGTCATGATCCGCACCGGCATTGTGCTGGATCGGCGCGAGGGGGCACTGGCGCGATTGCTGCTGCCGTTTCAATTGTTCGTCGGCGGTCCCATCCTTCCAGGAACGCAGTGGTGGTCGTGGATCCATCTCGATGATGAGGTTGGTCTGATTCTGCGCTGCATCGACGATGAGCGCGCCAGCGGTCCCTTCAACGGTGTCGCGCCGGAGCCGCAGCGCAACCGCGATTTCAGTGCAACGCTGGGACGGGTGCTTGGCCGACCGTCGTGGTTGCCATTGCCCGGATTTGTGCTCCGCCTGATTCTCGGCGAAATGGCACCCGCATTGCTCATTGAACGCCAGCGTGCCGTACCGTCAAAAGCGCTGGCGCTTGGGTATCAGTTTGCGTATCCGACATTAGAACCGGCGTTGCGCGCGGCGCTTGCGCGTTCGTCGTAG
- a CDS encoding S1C family serine protease → MRLTLMLAAVLAALVMTSACALPSIELPRPVVNDPTAVPTAVVQTQATPPPATPSAPLATSVPLPTRSPIPTLPPELTNPLAAEQEALIALYRRVNPAVVSIEVVVDHPPVGGSPFNVPISQGSGFLFDDQGHIVTNNHVVENGAKFQVRFSDGTILLARLIGGDLGSDLAVLKVDELPPGTAPLPLADSRTVEVGQRAIAIGNPFGLRNTLTVGVVSGIGRSLSGPASSGGGRFRIPNIIQTDAAINPGNSGGPLLNIYGEVIGVNTAISSGSGAFEGVGYAVPSNAVSRVVPALIRDGRYDHPWMGIGMRDVDPILAEQLNLPVRQGVLITEVVPDSPAARAGLRSGSQVVTIGGREVRVGGDIIIAINAQPVRNSDELVSYLELETSVGDTVVMTVQRGDRQEQIEMTLGARPRE, encoded by the coding sequence ATGCGCCTTACTCTGATGCTTGCCGCAGTGCTGGCAGCGCTCGTGATGACATCCGCGTGCGCGCTGCCATCGATTGAATTGCCCCGCCCGGTGGTCAACGATCCGACCGCCGTGCCAACTGCTGTGGTGCAAACGCAGGCGACCCCTCCGCCTGCCACGCCGTCGGCGCCGCTGGCCACATCCGTGCCGCTGCCCACACGGTCGCCGATCCCGACGCTCCCGCCGGAACTGACCAATCCGCTGGCGGCTGAACAGGAGGCGCTGATCGCCCTCTATCGACGGGTGAACCCGGCAGTCGTCAGCATCGAAGTTGTTGTTGATCATCCGCCGGTCGGCGGATCGCCATTCAATGTCCCCATCAGTCAGGGGTCTGGCTTTCTCTTCGACGATCAGGGGCATATCGTCACCAACAACCACGTTGTTGAAAACGGAGCGAAGTTTCAAGTGCGCTTCTCCGACGGCACGATCCTGCTGGCGCGCCTGATCGGTGGCGATCTGGGGAGCGATCTGGCTGTGCTGAAGGTAGACGAGTTGCCGCCGGGAACGGCGCCGTTGCCCCTGGCCGACTCCCGTACTGTTGAGGTTGGTCAGCGCGCAATTGCGATCGGAAATCCGTTTGGCTTGCGCAACACGCTGACGGTTGGCGTTGTCAGCGGTATTGGTCGCAGTCTCAGCGGTCCAGCGAGCAGCGGCGGCGGAAGGTTCCGCATTCCGAACATCATCCAGACCGACGCAGCGATCAATCCGGGCAACTCCGGCGGTCCGTTACTCAACATTTATGGCGAGGTCATCGGCGTCAATACCGCCATCAGCAGCGGCTCAGGGGCGTTCGAGGGCGTCGGGTATGCAGTGCCGTCCAACGCGGTCAGTCGTGTGGTTCCGGCGCTCATCCGTGACGGGCGCTACGATCATCCGTGGATGGGGATCGGCATGCGCGATGTTGATCCGATCCTGGCGGAGCAGTTGAATCTGCCAGTGCGTCAGGGTGTGTTGATCACCGAAGTCGTTCCCGACAGCCCGGCGGCGCGCGCCGGGTTGCGCAGCGGCTCGCAGGTGGTGACGATCGGCGGGCGCGAGGTGCGGGTCGGCGGCGATATTATCATTGCCATCAACGCGCAACCGGTGCGCAACAGCGATGAACTTGTCAGTTACCTGGAACTCGAAACGTCGGTGGGCGATACGGTGGTGATGACCGTGCAACGCGGCGACCGCCAGGAACAGATTGAAATGACCCTCGGCGCTCGCCCGCGTGAGTGA
- the aat gene encoding leucyl/phenylalanyl-tRNA--protein transferase — protein MLTPEMLIAGYCQGIFPMADERGVITWYDPHPRAILPLDAFHVPHRLARTVRKGVFTIRTDTAFTDVMRACAAPAPGRESTWISEEMIEAYTALHRMGLAHSVEAWREGRLVGGLYGVAIRGLFAGESMFSRERDASKVALVHLVERLRRGGYVLLDSQFLGSPHLLQFGLIEIPRRTYKQLLARALQVEATWNVPA, from the coding sequence ATGCTCACCCCAGAGATGCTGATCGCGGGGTACTGTCAGGGAATTTTCCCTATGGCGGACGAACGTGGCGTCATCACGTGGTACGATCCGCATCCTCGCGCCATTCTCCCGCTCGACGCCTTTCACGTGCCGCATCGCCTGGCACGCACGGTGCGCAAGGGCGTATTCACCATCCGCACCGATACCGCATTCACCGACGTGATGCGCGCATGCGCCGCGCCAGCGCCGGGGCGCGAGAGCACATGGATTTCGGAGGAGATGATCGAAGCCTATACTGCGCTCCACCGGATGGGGCTGGCGCACAGCGTCGAAGCCTGGCGCGAGGGGCGACTGGTCGGCGGCTTGTATGGCGTCGCCATTCGCGGGTTGTTTGCAGGCGAAAGTATGTTCAGCCGCGAACGCGACGCCAGCAAAGTCGCGTTGGTGCATCTGGTCGAGCGACTGCGGCGCGGGGGGTATGTGCTGCTCGACTCCCAATTCCTCGGATCGCCGCACCTGCTCCAGTTCGGACTCATCGAAATCCCGCGACGCACCTACAAGCAACTCCTGGCGCGGGCGCTCCAGGTGGAAGCGACGTGGAATGTTCCGGCATAA
- a CDS encoding ATPase AAA, protein MQPIVSQTAPAEPDKPLLPLRPRSIEATGLSLSFIADQIVRALYIVGEMTGVQLVELLHLPWENVLDQAMNYLRREQMAEVKGSSGLGEKAYRYQATTKGITRAKEIGERTQYLGPAPVNLHDYSVMMRQYTTQGLMVTEAAIREAFAHLVINDSLLMQLGPAINSGRSIFLFGHAGNGKTSIAEATARLLSDSIAIPHAIMVDGQIIRVFDPIHHERRPLPQGQEHVYDQRWVLSKRPVVIAGGELNMDSLDLEYDEYSKFYEAPLQLKANGGLFLIDDFGRQQMRPRDLLNRWIVPLEKRVDYLTLHTGKKIEVPFDQLIIFSTNIEPKQLVDEAFLRRIRYKIEIGNPSPPEYREIMRRVCKAKNVPYSDDGLRYLLEVEYPRRKLELRAVHPRDLIDQVIDYARFLGVPPTMSRELLAAACKSYFVEM, encoded by the coding sequence ATGCAACCGATAGTATCCCAAACCGCACCGGCGGAACCCGACAAACCGCTGCTGCCGCTTCGACCGCGCAGTATCGAAGCAACCGGGCTATCCCTCTCATTCATTGCCGATCAGATCGTCCGCGCACTCTACATCGTCGGTGAGATGACCGGCGTGCAACTCGTGGAACTGCTGCACCTGCCGTGGGAAAACGTGCTCGACCAGGCGATGAACTATCTGCGACGCGAGCAGATGGCTGAAGTGAAGGGGAGCAGCGGCCTGGGAGAAAAAGCGTACCGCTACCAGGCGACGACCAAAGGGATCACGCGCGCCAAAGAGATCGGCGAGCGCACGCAATACCTGGGACCGGCGCCTGTCAACCTGCACGATTACAGTGTGATGATGCGTCAGTACACCACCCAGGGATTGATGGTCACCGAAGCGGCAATCCGTGAAGCGTTCGCGCACCTGGTGATCAACGACTCCTTGCTGATGCAGTTAGGTCCTGCTATCAACTCCGGTCGCTCGATCTTCCTCTTCGGTCATGCCGGGAATGGCAAAACATCAATTGCCGAGGCGACTGCGCGACTGCTTTCCGACTCTATTGCCATTCCTCACGCCATTATGGTCGATGGGCAGATCATTCGTGTCTTCGATCCAATCCACCACGAACGCCGTCCGCTGCCACAGGGTCAGGAACACGTCTACGACCAGCGCTGGGTACTCTCGAAGCGTCCGGTGGTGATTGCCGGCGGCGAACTGAACATGGACTCGCTCGACCTTGAGTACGATGAGTACAGCAAGTTCTATGAAGCGCCGCTTCAATTGAAAGCCAACGGCGGATTGTTCCTGATAGATGACTTCGGTCGTCAGCAAATGCGCCCGCGTGACCTGCTCAACCGCTGGATCGTGCCGCTGGAAAAGCGGGTTGATTATCTGACGCTGCACACGGGCAAAAAGATCGAGGTGCCGTTCGATCAGTTGATCATTTTCTCGACCAACATCGAACCGAAGCAACTGGTTGATGAAGCATTTCTGCGACGCATCCGCTACAAGATCGAGATCGGCAATCCGTCGCCGCCTGAGTACCGCGAGATTATGCGCCGCGTGTGCAAGGCGAAGAATGTGCCCTACAGCGACGATGGGTTGCGCTACCTGCTGGAAGTGGAGTATCCGCGTCGCAAACTGGAACTGCGCGCTGTGCATCCGCGCGACCTGATCGATCAGGTGATCGATTATGCCCGATTCCTCGGCGTACCGCCGACCATGTCGCGCGAACTGCTGGCTGCTGCGTGTAAATCGTACTTCGTCGAAATGTGA